In Paenibacillus guangzhouensis, a single window of DNA contains:
- a CDS encoding O-antigen ligase family protein: MEMIIALIYVLHQVISPNLDLFYLVSLLLIGIDILKQRKVTLTAAGYIYMIILYALLQMLLNDHIEIQRMMVNIAKIYLNIFLFLRVRELLLPQIRLKRILDYISMMYMGLLALGLVMKTSLLWRLDDNVNIYQTQRFSLLYFEPSEASFHVCIVIMMLMYFVLREKDYKKNLLSISFIVINFVIVMLSAGMGGMLSLGLAMTVMYYCYLRESITIQRALMFIIVIVASVATTLIIIFSNSNLYLRLNDIVSGNDGSVVYRFNTSFRVMEQMLLNSNFVGIGFGNLNTPVIQNAYANVGLVEVISNSFMYAVAEGGMTMMVLLLAFHFIVLWRTNKDERMLKWSLFIFIVSYQVAGGYFTNPMNWIIYGLIANKVFMRQDLLQFNFSHTPSLEPMKKSNISEIQS, encoded by the coding sequence ATGGAAATGATAATTGCTTTGATATACGTGCTGCATCAGGTTATTTCACCTAACTTAGATCTCTTTTATCTTGTGAGCCTTCTGTTAATCGGAATAGATATCTTGAAGCAAAGAAAAGTAACATTAACTGCAGCCGGATATATCTATATGATTATTTTGTATGCACTGCTTCAAATGCTCCTAAATGATCATATTGAGATCCAGAGAATGATGGTTAATATCGCTAAAATATATTTAAATATTTTTCTGTTCTTGCGTGTGAGAGAACTGCTGCTGCCGCAAATAAGGTTAAAGAGAATCTTGGATTATATTTCGATGATGTATATGGGATTATTGGCGTTAGGGCTCGTGATGAAAACGAGCTTATTGTGGCGTTTGGACGATAATGTAAACATTTATCAAACACAACGTTTTTCATTACTGTATTTTGAGCCGAGTGAAGCCTCTTTTCATGTATGTATCGTTATTATGATGCTAATGTACTTTGTGTTGCGAGAGAAAGATTATAAGAAAAACCTGTTAAGTATATCTTTCATCGTTATAAATTTTGTCATAGTGATGCTGTCAGCTGGAATGGGAGGCATGCTAAGTTTAGGTCTTGCAATGACGGTCATGTATTATTGTTACTTAAGAGAGAGCATTACGATCCAAAGAGCATTAATGTTCATCATAGTTATCGTTGCTAGTGTAGCTACCACGCTCATAATCATTTTTAGCAATAGTAACTTATACTTGCGTTTGAATGATATTGTGAGCGGCAACGATGGTTCGGTTGTGTACCGGTTTAATACGAGTTTTCGTGTGATGGAGCAGATGCTACTAAACTCTAACTTTGTTGGCATTGGATTTGGCAATTTAAATACACCTGTGATTCAGAATGCTTATGCGAATGTTGGACTTGTCGAGGTCATTTCCAATTCATTTATGTATGCCGTGGCCGAAGGCGGGATGACGATGATGGTATTGCTTCTTGCTTTTCATTTTATCGTCCTCTGGAGAACGAATAAAGATGAGCGAATGCTGAAGTGGTCATTGTTTATTTTTATCGTAAGCTATCAGGTTGCAGGAGGTTATTTTACGAATCCTATGAATTGGATCATTTATGGATTGATTGCTAATAAGGTGTTTATGCGGCAAGATTTATTGCAGTTTAATTTTAGCCACACTCCATCGCTTGAGCCTATGAAAAAGTCTAATATATCGGAGATACAATCATGA
- a CDS encoding glycosyltransferase: MKKVIIISDYIEGQPVVASVRFAGLMRYFREHYELVCLSDRKYAVSASKYAGVNYTYQTAESMFTQTMNGAVKPKKSWWRARTEQLLRQKWVISSWRNYKYSQHKFNQLNQDLFEQLDDMLRSMEVAAVFVTIPEVYGLYILDYIKRKRPDIPAIIEIRDIINHNIGGGQPRLTYRRAEQKLAALADGVVAVSQGILDYYQQDYRHLDIRLIRNGYDENYFSACAYRPIEPSVEHLTFAHIGSIYKGRNIRAFIEGLKCFQHQTGIQITLQIVGLLDDQAAEDIHSVELSGSGLTIDIVGSVAHEKAVELLKRSDIAVILTHVQGSDYAIPGKTFEYIAACKPIIAVTEDRELIQLVQDHYGECVPHRKEEIAEGLARIMQREYDFSERSRFSRQSQAMQMMAFMDKKINTLTK; this comes from the coding sequence ATGAAGAAGGTCATCATCATTTCAGATTACATAGAAGGGCAGCCAGTGGTAGCTTCGGTTAGGTTTGCCGGCTTGATGCGTTATTTCCGAGAACATTATGAGCTCGTGTGCTTAAGCGATCGCAAATATGCTGTATCTGCGAGTAAATACGCAGGTGTGAACTATACCTATCAGACGGCGGAGAGTATGTTCACCCAGACGATGAATGGAGCAGTGAAGCCGAAGAAATCGTGGTGGCGAGCTCGTACGGAACAGTTACTGCGACAGAAATGGGTCATATCTTCTTGGCGCAATTACAAGTACAGCCAACATAAATTCAATCAATTGAATCAAGATTTATTCGAACAACTGGATGACATGCTGCGCAGTATGGAAGTAGCGGCTGTGTTCGTGACCATACCTGAAGTATACGGGCTCTACATTCTGGACTACATTAAGCGGAAGCGGCCTGACATCCCTGCCATCATAGAGATTCGAGACATTATTAATCATAACATCGGAGGAGGACAGCCAAGATTGACATATCGGCGTGCAGAGCAGAAACTTGCAGCGCTCGCTGACGGCGTTGTAGCGGTATCCCAAGGGATCTTAGATTACTATCAGCAAGACTATCGGCATCTGGATATTCGACTGATTCGTAATGGTTACGATGAGAATTATTTCAGCGCCTGTGCTTACCGTCCTATCGAACCCTCCGTGGAGCATTTAACTTTTGCACACATCGGTTCGATCTATAAGGGACGTAACATTCGAGCGTTTATCGAAGGGCTTAAATGCTTTCAGCATCAGACAGGGATCCAGATTACCCTCCAAATCGTAGGGCTGCTTGATGATCAAGCAGCAGAGGATATACATAGTGTTGAACTTTCAGGTTCCGGATTAACCATTGACATCGTGGGCAGTGTAGCGCACGAAAAAGCGGTGGAACTGCTCAAGCGTTCGGACATCGCTGTTATTCTGACCCATGTTCAAGGCAGTGATTATGCTATTCCGGGTAAAACTTTTGAATATATAGCCGCTTGCAAGCCGATTATTGCTGTGACGGAAGATCGGGAATTGATTCAGCTCGTTCAGGACCACTACGGGGAATGCGTACCGCATCGAAAAGAAGAGATTGCAGAAGGGTTAGCAAGAATCATGCAGAGAGAATATGATTTTTCGGAACGCAGCAGATTTTCAAGACAGTCCCAGGCGATGCAGATGATGGCGTTTATGGATAAGAAAATCAATACATTAACGAAATAA
- a CDS encoding polysaccharide deacetylase family protein, whose product MHIDKCKWYNDAESPVLFMIDDLANTWVDTNNNGQVDWGEDWGYFRDEDRSSFRFLQERLLVHFPDVKVTFFVPVGVRVGMMDRPLFKQVSLPINADEASKDFFQSIHHHPRFEIAYHGTTHGKVGSRATDFIQEWELFRSVEEAVERIGEGIAIYEDAIGERPQGGKYCGYMSNEHSDESINQAGFTWWCRYWNRGSEHGDPISGLDKNPLTNYDVKRFASQGVIDIPSTLDGGLLRGVYQADMSVKGIAKRLLRKPIVRWKLREIDYLLEHRLVISIQEHIAPARDDGQRQSPNIFDDCTSLVGIFHYLEDKKVWYCTGTELANYVNVRDHVQVVLLEEDRFIFDHDTKYTGQEITLKFEEVQPCRILLPNLHAIDVVAGVVTVPVLQGEYTILKGGV is encoded by the coding sequence ATGCACATTGACAAGTGTAAATGGTATAACGATGCTGAATCGCCAGTATTATTCATGATTGATGATCTGGCGAATACGTGGGTCGATACCAATAATAATGGTCAGGTTGATTGGGGCGAGGACTGGGGTTACTTCAGAGATGAAGACCGGTCCTCGTTTCGTTTTCTGCAGGAGCGATTATTAGTGCATTTCCCTGATGTGAAAGTCACCTTCTTCGTGCCTGTTGGCGTGCGCGTCGGGATGATGGATCGTCCCCTGTTCAAGCAGGTATCGCTGCCGATCAATGCGGATGAAGCAAGCAAGGACTTTTTTCAGTCCATCCATCATCATCCTCGATTCGAAATTGCATATCATGGAACGACTCATGGCAAGGTTGGCTCTCGCGCTACAGATTTCATCCAAGAGTGGGAGCTCTTTAGAAGTGTAGAAGAGGCGGTTGAGCGGATTGGAGAAGGGATTGCCATCTATGAAGATGCCATCGGTGAGCGACCTCAAGGCGGCAAGTATTGCGGTTATATGAGCAATGAACATTCCGACGAGAGTATTAATCAGGCGGGCTTCACATGGTGGTGCCGGTACTGGAATCGCGGGAGCGAACACGGTGATCCGATCAGTGGACTAGATAAGAATCCGCTCACGAATTATGATGTGAAGCGATTCGCAAGTCAGGGCGTCATTGATATTCCATCCACGTTGGATGGTGGACTACTGCGGGGGGTATATCAAGCAGATATGTCGGTCAAAGGGATTGCCAAGCGTCTATTACGGAAGCCCATCGTTCGTTGGAAGCTGCGGGAAATTGATTATCTGTTAGAGCATCGTCTAGTCATTAGTATACAAGAACATATTGCACCCGCTCGGGATGATGGCCAGAGACAAAGTCCGAATATATTTGATGACTGTACGAGTCTTGTGGGGATCTTTCATTATTTAGAAGATAAAAAGGTATGGTACTGTACGGGGACGGAGCTCGCGAATTACGTGAACGTGCGAGATCATGTGCAGGTTGTCCTGTTAGAAGAGGATCGATTCATATTCGATCATGACACGAAGTATACAGGCCAAGAGATTACGCTGAAGTTCGAAGAGGTGCAGCCTTGTCGAATTCTCCTCCCAAATCTGCATGCGATCGATGTCGTGGCCGGGGTTGTTACTGTGCCTGTGCTGCAAGGGGAGTACACAATCTTAAAAGGTGGAGTCTAG
- a CDS encoding GNAT family N-acetyltransferase — MDTKIITDDEGFRQLQEDWERLEQQDPDSTYYSTFQYNYAWWQVYKKVGDKKLFVICIYRDNRVVGIAPLMIRHLEKKGMSYDVLCFLGKGDYLTFISEKTNESSELKVYKAIFAAIEDHKDAWDKCELTHLSNGTQLLYYLFRHDKYNPQVGYLTSCPVLKLGGFDSFQHFAQEGVYPRARKTNEKFRKEVNYKLKVYYGDDNKELYQRVSEVHKLEKEYLRTQKGRMERRSIFDDCHNEEFFKRYFEGNKQVVTFILEDEAGEIIIYRICYLHRGTLYGWNTGYSPKYSYFHSLSDVLMLEMIQYIFEHGIGHQIDYGAGSYPWKFKWTDQFKVNYSFTMWNLSKNKVKIIRFMARVRKAIHTVRRKGYAH; from the coding sequence ATGGATACGAAAATTATTACGGACGATGAAGGCTTCCGTCAACTGCAGGAAGATTGGGAACGGCTGGAGCAACAAGACCCGGATTCAACCTATTACAGCACCTTTCAATACAATTATGCTTGGTGGCAGGTCTATAAGAAGGTTGGCGATAAGAAGCTGTTCGTGATTTGCATATATCGCGATAACAGGGTTGTTGGCATCGCACCGCTTATGATTCGGCATCTTGAGAAAAAAGGCATGTCATACGACGTACTTTGCTTCCTAGGTAAGGGCGATTACCTGACGTTCATCTCGGAAAAGACCAATGAGTCGTCTGAACTGAAAGTTTATAAAGCTATCTTTGCGGCAATTGAAGATCATAAGGACGCTTGGGATAAATGCGAATTAACCCATTTATCTAATGGAACGCAGCTGCTATATTATCTGTTTCGACATGATAAATATAACCCGCAAGTCGGGTACCTGACATCTTGTCCAGTCCTTAAGCTCGGGGGGTTCGATAGCTTTCAGCATTTCGCTCAAGAGGGCGTCTACCCGAGAGCAAGGAAGACAAATGAGAAGTTCCGTAAAGAAGTGAATTACAAGTTGAAAGTATACTATGGAGATGATAATAAGGAGCTCTACCAGCGTGTATCTGAGGTTCATAAGTTAGAAAAAGAGTACCTCCGGACGCAGAAAGGAAGGATGGAGCGAAGAAGCATCTTTGATGATTGCCATAATGAAGAGTTTTTCAAGCGTTACTTCGAGGGAAACAAGCAAGTTGTAACGTTTATCCTCGAGGATGAAGCGGGTGAGATTATTATCTATCGCATTTGCTACTTGCACCGCGGAACGCTCTATGGATGGAACACGGGATATTCGCCGAAGTACTCTTATTTTCACAGTTTATCGGATGTATTAATGCTGGAGATGATCCAATATATCTTCGAGCATGGGATAGGGCACCAAATCGATTACGGAGCTGGAAGCTACCCATGGAAGTTCAAGTGGACGGATCAGTTTAAGGTGAACTACTCGTTTACGATGTGGAATTTATCCAAAAACAAGGTGAAAATCATTCGTTTTATGGCAAGGGTTCGAAAGGCTATTCATACGGTGAGGAGAAAGGGATATGCACATTGA
- a CDS encoding GNAT family N-acetyltransferase: MNTTIITDAEGFKRIQEDWERLERIDLNTSYYSTFQFNYSWWETFGGDARRELFIICCYEDNKLVGIAPLMIRRSGSRLLECDTLCFIGKGDYFTFLVDPERDSKLKIMKAMFRVIDEHAAKWDKVELTHLAQDTQLLYYLLRHDQYNEHVKYLTACPVIQMLEYGTFEQFTTTSEYRKLKKTRDKFRKEVGYTFRAFVGNANEEVYERVATIHRQQQQFMQTQKGRTERQSLFENRQNEDFLKQMFSRNKEVIVFLLEDEAGEVIIYSINYLHNGTLYDWNAGYAPKYSYFHSLSNVLMLETLQYVFDQKLGDQIDFGAGSYAWKFKWTRHFKVNYSFKMWNMSKHRVKFYRLFSKMRGLWASVIYGASGLPVSSQHIMEVQEIIF, translated from the coding sequence ATGAATACGACAATCATTACTGATGCGGAAGGGTTTAAACGTATTCAAGAGGATTGGGAACGATTGGAGCGGATTGATCTTAATACGTCCTATTATAGTACGTTTCAGTTTAATTATTCTTGGTGGGAGACGTTTGGTGGGGACGCGCGGCGCGAACTGTTCATCATTTGCTGTTATGAGGATAACAAACTGGTAGGCATTGCCCCGCTTATGATTCGCCGTTCAGGGTCAAGGCTGCTGGAGTGCGACACTTTATGCTTTATTGGAAAAGGGGACTATTTCACGTTCTTGGTCGATCCTGAAAGGGATTCGAAATTGAAGATTATGAAAGCTATGTTCCGTGTCATTGACGAACATGCTGCCAAATGGGATAAAGTCGAGCTTACGCATTTGGCTCAAGACACACAGCTTCTATACTATTTGTTGCGGCATGATCAGTACAATGAGCATGTCAAATATTTAACCGCCTGTCCGGTGATCCAGATGCTCGAATACGGAACGTTCGAACAGTTCACCACAACTTCAGAGTATCGAAAACTAAAGAAAACGCGAGATAAGTTTCGCAAGGAAGTCGGCTATACGTTCAGAGCGTTTGTTGGAAATGCGAACGAGGAGGTCTATGAGCGGGTAGCGACCATTCATAGACAGCAGCAGCAATTCATGCAGACGCAGAAGGGAAGAACAGAACGGCAGAGCTTATTTGAGAACAGGCAAAATGAAGACTTTCTGAAGCAAATGTTCAGTAGAAATAAGGAAGTCATAGTGTTCCTGCTGGAAGATGAGGCAGGTGAGGTTATTATCTATAGCATCAATTATTTGCATAATGGAACGCTGTATGATTGGAATGCCGGGTATGCACCGAAATATTCGTATTTTCATAGTCTCTCCAATGTACTGATGCTGGAGACGTTGCAATATGTGTTCGATCAGAAGTTAGGCGATCAAATTGATTTCGGTGCAGGTAGTTATGCTTGGAAGTTTAAGTGGACACGTCATTTTAAAGTGAACTATTCCTTTAAAATGTGGAACATGTCGAAGCACCGAGTGAAGTTCTATCGGTTATTCTCCAAGATGAGAGGCTTATGGGCGAGTGTGATCTATGGGGCAAGCGGACTGCCTGTCTCTAGTCAGCATATCATGGAAGTACAGGAAATCATTTTTTAA
- a CDS encoding lipopolysaccharide biosynthesis protein, with protein MDNKKMISNGVVYFFSSLFTQSVNLVLIPLYTNNLTQEQYGQFDLIMSVQQLLMLGITLGVFSGMVRFFNEYENRQELRNTALTFSLLWGSICVLIIWLVNPFIYPMLFDSIPGSNLFLPFVIMSSVLVCLNLIYSSYYAMQFQALKSSAVQIATIVTTLLLALYFFLVLDMGIIGILQAQLFSNLAVFIVLFLIHLKSFKLRWKQDQLRKMLSYGTGLMLGDISAWVLSLSDRFLIRGFMNLSSVAVYSIGYKIGMLINPFFINPFTSVFTPFKYKVYNEENGQERIGKMFRLYNFVGWLCVLGLSLFANIGVSLVATEEYRDANYVIPIIALSYFLSGAIAFYSLGLHIANKMRLNSAITVIAALVNILCNMLLIPWMGIYGSALSTVIAYVISNLLFYRFGSKYYPLRLSLWEPYKYLVVFVPIYGIHVVVMQMWPSLLLELLLNGVLCIVFVLVSLFCSFISRDELMNVLQQVILRKVRKLSYKGVQAKS; from the coding sequence ATGGACAATAAAAAGATGATCTCGAATGGCGTTGTCTATTTCTTCTCATCTCTATTCACGCAATCGGTGAATCTGGTTCTTATCCCGCTCTATACGAACAATCTAACGCAAGAGCAATATGGACAATTTGACTTAATTATGAGTGTCCAACAGCTGCTCATGCTCGGCATAACGCTCGGCGTATTCTCGGGAATGGTACGATTCTTTAATGAGTATGAGAATCGGCAGGAACTACGCAACACGGCATTAACTTTCTCGTTACTATGGGGAAGCATCTGCGTCTTGATCATTTGGCTGGTTAATCCGTTTATTTATCCGATGCTGTTCGATTCGATACCAGGATCGAACTTATTCCTACCTTTTGTCATTATGAGCTCGGTTCTTGTCTGTCTGAATTTAATCTATTCGAGTTACTACGCTATGCAATTTCAAGCTTTGAAATCGAGTGCGGTACAGATAGCGACGATCGTCACGACATTGTTGCTCGCGCTGTATTTTTTCCTAGTGCTCGATATGGGCATCATCGGGATTCTTCAGGCACAGCTATTCAGCAATTTAGCGGTGTTCATCGTGCTGTTCCTGATCCATCTGAAGAGCTTCAAGCTAAGATGGAAGCAAGATCAGCTTCGGAAGATGCTGAGTTATGGGACAGGTCTGATGCTAGGTGATATATCGGCATGGGTCCTGTCTTTAAGTGACCGATTTCTCATCCGTGGGTTTATGAACTTGTCTTCTGTCGCCGTGTATTCGATTGGTTACAAAATCGGCATGTTGATCAATCCGTTTTTTATTAATCCATTCACTTCGGTATTCACGCCATTTAAGTATAAGGTCTACAACGAAGAGAATGGACAAGAACGGATTGGGAAGATGTTCCGACTCTATAATTTCGTAGGCTGGTTATGCGTGCTTGGATTATCGTTGTTCGCCAATATTGGTGTCAGCTTGGTTGCAACAGAAGAATACCGCGATGCCAATTATGTCATCCCCATTATTGCTCTCTCTTATTTCTTGTCAGGAGCGATCGCATTTTACTCTCTGGGGCTGCATATTGCGAATAAAATGCGGCTTAACTCTGCCATTACGGTCATTGCTGCGCTAGTCAATATTTTGTGTAACATGCTTCTTATCCCCTGGATGGGGATCTATGGTTCCGCGCTATCGACGGTCATTGCTTACGTGATTTCGAATCTCCTGTTTTATCGTTTCGGTTCAAAGTATTATCCACTGCGATTAAGCCTGTGGGAGCCTTATAAGTATTTGGTAGTTTTTGTTCCGATCTATGGAATCCATGTTGTAGTCATGCAAATGTGGCCATCGCTGCTACTCGAACTGTTATTGAATGGGGTCTTATGTATCGTATTTGTCCTTGTTAGTCTATTCTGTAGTTTTATATCTCGAGATGAGCTTATGAATGTCCTGCAGCAAGTCATCCTTCGAAAGGTAAGAAAACTATCGTATAAAGGAGTACAGGCGAAATCATGA
- a CDS encoding glycosyltransferase family 4 protein, which produces MKVNLIGPIPPPLGGISIHLRRLAGILEQRGISYTIYNESKIDVPLQHVQPMKSFKRFMLQIPFLTGDLFHFHTIDVRLRIALGCYKLFGKKIILTVHGESLAVQLQQSGPMKRKMLLRSLRSIDAIICVNEATTHMLLELGFHPERVMTLPAYIHPVERDEDTRAIPAHVYQFMESKDIVVSANGYVRFHQGEDLYGIDLLIEVVHALHQRGVGVKLLFAVMGVAGQSHEERSYYDQLKERIKSYQLTSRIQFYEVVDTEFYPILKVSDIFIRPTVTDGYGVTIAEALHYRVPSIASDVCARPAGTILYESRSVSDLTMKVLDLIERYSQWKDQLTHCGNQDYADELIAVYTRVAGKGKPRNIAVTDMHGQ; this is translated from the coding sequence ATGAAAGTTAACCTAATTGGTCCCATTCCGCCTCCACTGGGCGGCATTTCGATTCATCTTCGGAGGCTAGCAGGCATTTTGGAGCAACGGGGGATCTCTTATACCATTTATAATGAATCGAAAATCGATGTTCCGCTGCAGCATGTGCAGCCGATGAAGAGTTTCAAGCGCTTTATGCTCCAGATCCCTTTCTTGACGGGGGATCTTTTTCATTTCCATACGATTGATGTGAGGCTGCGAATCGCGCTTGGGTGTTATAAGCTGTTCGGCAAGAAAATAATCCTCACCGTTCATGGCGAGAGTCTAGCGGTTCAACTCCAGCAATCAGGCCCGATGAAGCGAAAGATGCTGCTTCGGAGTCTACGGTCAATCGATGCCATCATCTGCGTGAACGAGGCAACGACCCACATGCTGCTGGAGCTCGGTTTCCATCCGGAACGTGTCATGACACTACCTGCATATATCCATCCCGTAGAGCGCGATGAGGATACGAGGGCAATCCCCGCTCACGTCTATCAGTTCATGGAGAGTAAGGATATCGTGGTCAGTGCAAATGGGTATGTTCGATTCCATCAAGGTGAAGATCTCTACGGAATCGATCTCCTGATTGAAGTCGTACATGCTTTGCATCAGCGGGGGGTAGGGGTGAAGCTCCTATTTGCGGTAATGGGGGTAGCAGGGCAATCGCATGAAGAACGAAGTTATTATGACCAACTGAAAGAGCGAATCAAGAGTTACCAGCTCACGTCACGGATTCAATTCTATGAAGTGGTCGATACCGAGTTCTATCCGATTCTGAAGGTGAGCGATATCTTTATTCGTCCTACCGTGACGGATGGTTATGGCGTGACGATCGCAGAAGCATTGCATTATCGTGTTCCTTCCATTGCAAGCGACGTCTGTGCGAGACCAGCGGGTACGATTCTGTATGAGTCCCGATCCGTTTCGGACCTGACGATGAAAGTGCTGGATCTCATCGAGCGCTATTCGCAATGGAAAGATCAGTTAACGCATTGCGGAAATCAGGATTACGCCGACGAACTCATTGCGGTGTATACAAGGGTTGCCGGAAAAGGAAAACCGAGAAACATCGCGGTCACCGACATGCATGGACAATAA
- a CDS encoding heparinase II/III family protein, with protein sequence MSTLMQKVRKLRGMPIQAAVKMIAGKAARETKHVYRRYRIQWAPLTLQPEAFRAFRSTSRFLFDPQDRERYVKFLRHSGREVEIIHDADRICAHRFDLLGSGERYIGASLPWHEDFKAGYRFPSSFYKHLKIVDLDNAADVKIPWELSRCQHFFTLGKAYWLTQDETYTLEFQAEIEDWIRQNPVEMSVNWTCTMDVAIRAVNWIAAVYFFQDSPLLSESFWNQLNASLYRHGLFIMTNLENEGEHTGNHYLSNLAGLVALGLYFGDFVFDTKESSWNHPRNWLEYGCREMEREMFVQVNPDGSNYEASTSYHRLVAELFLIPTIWCARNGVTFTKEYEARLAKMHDFMYQIMKPDGLTPLIGDADDGRLLIVSRYGSWVRDDFRHLLAVAGEFFDRDDFRDAGRFEQEDAMWIAGGVKSNDEARVPLQSVSFPDGGYYVLRNSNDYCLIRCGDLSFHGHGAHSHNDQLSFVLHVAGQNLIVDPGSYVYTADYRIRNVFRSTKVHNTVQADGYEQNDFDERNLFLMREQSFARCEDFRTDYFAGSHQGYVQKCGVIHRRAFFLREAELEIVDTFEQTEDAGRSMPHLVASYMLSPEAEVERCDEEIRLRICGQAFVVLFDGAESIELQDQGVSRRYGMQVPSRLLRVKGKEAMLRTIIRWG encoded by the coding sequence ATGTCCACCTTGATGCAGAAGGTGCGGAAGCTAAGGGGAATGCCGATTCAAGCGGCAGTGAAGATGATCGCTGGCAAGGCTGCTCGGGAGACAAAGCACGTCTATCGGCGGTATCGGATTCAATGGGCCCCATTGACGCTTCAGCCAGAGGCATTTCGTGCATTCCGAAGCACGAGTCGATTTCTATTCGATCCACAGGATCGAGAGCGTTATGTGAAGTTTCTTAGACATTCGGGACGTGAAGTGGAAATTATTCATGATGCCGATCGAATTTGTGCCCATCGGTTTGATTTGCTAGGTTCAGGGGAGCGGTACATAGGCGCATCGCTGCCGTGGCACGAGGATTTTAAGGCGGGATATCGGTTCCCGTCTTCGTTCTACAAACATTTGAAGATTGTTGATTTGGACAATGCTGCAGACGTGAAGATCCCTTGGGAACTGTCACGATGTCAGCATTTTTTTACGTTAGGCAAGGCCTATTGGTTGACGCAGGATGAGACGTATACGCTCGAGTTCCAAGCGGAGATCGAGGATTGGATTCGTCAGAACCCGGTCGAGATGAGCGTTAATTGGACATGTACGATGGATGTGGCCATCCGGGCGGTGAATTGGATCGCAGCGGTGTATTTTTTCCAAGATAGTCCGCTGTTGAGCGAATCATTCTGGAATCAGCTGAACGCCTCGCTCTATCGACATGGATTGTTCATTATGACGAATCTCGAGAATGAAGGGGAGCATACCGGGAATCACTATCTATCGAATCTGGCTGGACTGGTAGCGCTTGGGCTATATTTCGGAGATTTCGTGTTCGACACCAAGGAGTCCAGCTGGAATCATCCTCGGAATTGGCTCGAATACGGGTGCCGCGAAATGGAGCGGGAAATGTTCGTGCAAGTGAATCCCGACGGATCGAACTATGAGGCTTCGACCTCCTATCATCGATTAGTCGCGGAGCTGTTCCTGATCCCGACGATCTGGTGCGCGCGCAACGGCGTCACGTTCACGAAGGAATACGAGGCAAGACTTGCGAAAATGCATGATTTTATGTACCAGATCATGAAGCCGGATGGCCTGACGCCGCTAATCGGCGATGCGGATGATGGCAGACTGCTGATCGTATCGCGTTACGGCAGCTGGGTTCGGGATGATTTTCGCCATCTGCTCGCTGTCGCAGGAGAGTTCTTCGATCGAGATGATTTCCGTGATGCGGGCCGATTCGAACAAGAAGACGCGATGTGGATCGCAGGCGGTGTGAAGTCAAATGATGAGGCAAGAGTTCCGCTCCAATCTGTATCATTCCCTGATGGCGGATATTATGTGCTCCGAAATTCAAATGATTATTGCCTGATTCGCTGCGGCGATCTGTCGTTCCATGGACATGGAGCGCACAGTCATAATGATCAATTAAGTTTCGTGCTGCATGTCGCAGGCCAAAATCTTATTGTGGATCCAGGTTCCTATGTCTACACGGCGGATTACCGCATTCGTAATGTGTTCCGCAGCACGAAGGTGCATAATACCGTACAAGCAGACGGATATGAGCAGAATGACTTCGATGAGCGCAATCTATTCCTGATGCGCGAGCAGAGCTTCGCGCGCTGCGAAGACTTCCGAACGGACTATTTCGCCGGGAGCCACCAGGGGTATGTGCAGAAATGCGGCGTTATCCACCGGAGAGCATTCTTCTTACGTGAGGCCGAGCTCGAAATCGTGGATACGTTCGAACAGACCGAGGACGCAGGACGATCTATGCCACATCTCGTAGCCTCTTATATGTTATCACCGGAGGCCGAAGTAGAGCGGTGTGATGAAGAAATCCGGCTGCGGATTTGTGGTCAAGCGTTCGTGGTGCTGTTCGATGGTGCGGAGTCGATCGAGCTTCAAGATCAAGGGGTCTCGCGTCGGTATGGGATGCAAGTACCTAGCCGGCTGTTGCGGGTCAAAGGGAAGGAAGCAATGCTACGTACGATTATACGTTGGGGATGA